The genome window AGGTACTTTTCCCGAAAAATGGCGGCGCTTTCGGCTTTCACCGGATCCACGTCCAGGGGAAGCATATCCCGGCCGTGCGCTCCACTACGCCCTTTCTGGTCATCGGGCACGGGGCCATCGTATTTCTGACCCGTCCGGTGATTGGCATAGCGGCGAGAACGCGTTACGCCCATTTGCAGGAATTTCCGGGCCATGTCCATGCCGATAAAATCGTCGGCAGCTTTATAGTCCAGAAACAACTGGTAGATTTTTTCCGACGATTCCCGGGCAATTTCCGGCGTTTTAAAGCGCCAGTGCGGCAAAATTTCCGACTTGTAGGGCTGTACCAGCAAAACGCCCTGCTCTCCCTTACCCACCCGATACAGTTCGGGCTGCTCCCGAAGATCGAGCGAGCGATAATCCAGCGAATAATCGAAC of Tellurirhabdus bombi contains these proteins:
- a CDS encoding DUF4385 domain-containing protein translates to MPRQPFDYSLDYRSLDLREQPELYRVGKGEQGVLLVQPYKSEILPHWRFKTPEIARESSEKIYQLFLDYKAADDFIGMDMARKFLQMGVTRSRRYANHRTGQKYDGPVPDDQKGRSGAHGRDMLPLDVDPVKAESAAIFREKYLQAREDPDYKRLRKEWQEKYG